From the genome of Negativicoccus succinicivorans, one region includes:
- the lpxK gene encoding tetraacyldisaccharide 4'-kinase, whose amino-acid sequence MSIERKATELFKNGPKSIGDRALLTTLGGVERIYSWSVNFWASMYEAGHLKQHRLHAYTISVGNIVAGGTGKTPFVQYMARRLQKAGERVAILSRGYRGASENTGAIVSNGAEILLNAEQAGDEPYLLARTLPGVIVAVGKNRAVIGAQVEKLLHPTVILLDDGFQHWPLRRDYDIVLIDATNPFSNGRVLPRGLLREPLEHLERADAYVVTKSDLVTEAEREKIAGVLEHFRAHVPLLWTEHRPLQPVRYAQWRNGETAEQEALPRRFITLCALGNPASFEATVAAAGLVAHDHLRLPDHHMYTQDDIRHAEGTAMKAGAQGIIVSEKDAVKLQVLQLRESFWYVLPMELTATAGENEFWEHMEDEWETGR is encoded by the coding sequence GTGAGCATAGAGCGTAAAGCAACGGAACTTTTTAAAAACGGACCGAAGTCGATCGGTGATCGCGCATTATTGACGACCTTAGGCGGAGTGGAGCGAATCTACTCCTGGAGCGTTAATTTTTGGGCATCCATGTATGAAGCGGGGCACCTTAAACAACATCGTTTGCATGCCTATACCATCAGCGTAGGCAATATTGTGGCGGGCGGCACCGGCAAAACGCCGTTTGTGCAGTACATGGCGCGGCGCTTGCAAAAAGCGGGCGAGCGGGTCGCGATTTTAAGTCGCGGTTACCGCGGCGCGAGTGAAAATACCGGCGCGATTGTCAGCAACGGCGCCGAGATTCTGCTCAATGCCGAGCAGGCGGGAGACGAGCCTTACCTTTTGGCGCGAACTCTGCCGGGGGTCATTGTGGCGGTCGGCAAAAACCGCGCCGTGATCGGCGCGCAGGTCGAAAAATTATTGCATCCGACAGTCATTTTGCTCGATGACGGATTTCAGCATTGGCCCTTGCGACGCGATTACGATATCGTCTTGATTGATGCCACCAATCCGTTCAGCAACGGACGCGTGTTGCCGCGCGGATTATTGCGGGAGCCGTTGGAGCATTTGGAACGTGCGGATGCGTATGTGGTCACCAAAAGTGATCTGGTAACCGAGGCGGAACGGGAGAAAATAGCGGGCGTGTTGGAGCATTTCCGCGCGCATGTGCCGCTGCTTTGGACGGAGCATCGCCCCTTGCAGCCGGTACGCTATGCGCAGTGGCGGAATGGCGAAACCGCGGAGCAGGAAGCACTGCCGCGCCGTTTCATTACATTATGCGCTCTCGGTAATCCCGCTTCCTTTGAAGCGACGGTGGCGGCCGCGGGCTTGGTCGCGCATGATCATTTGCGGCTCCCGGACCACCACATGTATACGCAGGACGATATTCGCCACGCGGAAGGAACCGCCATGAAAGCGGGAGCGCAGGGGATTATTGTCAGCGAAAAAGATGCAGTAAAATTACAGGTATTGCAGCTTCGTGAATCATTCTGGTATGTCCTGCCGATGGAACTGACGGCGACGGCGGGCGAAAATGAGTTTTGGGAACACATGGAGGACGAATGGGAAACCGGTCGATAA
- the kdsB gene encoding 3-deoxy-manno-octulosonate cytidylyltransferase, translating to MKTACIIPARYGSTRLPGKPLLDIAGKPLIERVYEQAKKANVPAAVIVATDDERIQKVVEEFGGTAVLTRRDHATGTDRLAEVAQQLDDCEIIVNVQGDEPLIAPDLIDQLATRLAAAEEWSMATVSAPLAQEDWQNPNAVKLVTNLRGEAIYFSRSLIPYPRHENKYQPRKHIGIYAYRRDFLLRFADLPATPLEEAESLEQLRALEHGYRIGVIETTKKLIGIDTLEDLLRARAYFEGGQQNETGNDR from the coding sequence ATAAAAACCGCCTGTATTATTCCGGCGCGTTACGGCTCGACCCGCTTGCCGGGTAAGCCGCTATTGGATATTGCCGGCAAACCGTTGATTGAGCGCGTCTATGAGCAGGCGAAAAAAGCGAACGTGCCCGCTGCGGTGATTGTCGCGACGGACGACGAGCGGATTCAAAAAGTGGTGGAAGAATTTGGCGGCACGGCGGTTTTGACGCGTCGCGACCATGCCACGGGGACGGATCGACTGGCGGAAGTGGCGCAGCAGCTGGACGACTGCGAAATCATCGTCAATGTACAGGGCGATGAACCGCTGATCGCGCCGGATCTGATTGATCAGTTGGCGACACGTCTGGCCGCGGCCGAGGAATGGTCCATGGCGACGGTGTCGGCGCCGCTGGCGCAAGAGGATTGGCAAAATCCGAATGCGGTCAAACTGGTCACCAATTTGCGGGGGGAAGCGATTTATTTTTCCCGCTCGCTCATTCCGTACCCGCGCCATGAAAATAAATATCAGCCGCGCAAACATATCGGCATTTATGCGTATCGCCGCGATTTTTTGTTGCGCTTTGCCGATCTGCCGGCTACACCGCTCGAAGAAGCGGAGTCGTTGGAGCAGTTGCGGGCGCTGGAACACGGTTATCGGATCGGCGTCATTGAAACCACGAAGAAGTTAATCGGGATCGATACACTGGAAGATCTCCTGCGCGCGCGCGCTTATTTTGAAGGAGGACAGCAAAATGAAACCGGTAACGATCGGTAA
- the msbA gene encoding lipid A export permease/ATP-binding protein MsbA, with product MTDYARLLHYVVPYWRRGVAAILAMILGALTTLAVPWIIRNIIDDVLAAKNLVALNWIALGILVLFFLRGVFSYIQGYLMSYIANRVIIDIRNEVYARVQRLSLRFFDTRKTGSLMSRLTNDIGALQTAIVDNFVNIVKESVILIGSLVGMVILHWRLTLLCIIIVPLVSITIKYFGRKLKKSGHMMQERIADVTSHLQETIGGIRVVKSFFREDYEIARFRQINQASFGAAMKAARQSSQLSPIVEFIAAIAVTAIIWYGGWSVIDGELTAGELIAFLIYAINLANPVRRLSALYGDIQRSMAAGERVFALLDETPDIREKADAIALPVLRGDVVFDAVHFQYEPSKEVLSGISFHAEPGQKIALVGPSGSGKSTIANLIPRFYDVTAGAIKIDGHDIRDVTLASLREQIGIVPQDTALFNTTIEENIRYGRLDATAEEVEAAVRAANAEEFVRQLPQGLQTPIGDRGLVLSGGQRQRIAIARALLKDPRILILDEATSALDTESEQLVQAALERLMIGRTAFIIAHRLTTIQDADHILVIDRGRIVESGTHQSLLALHGMYYNLYTLRLQGDEK from the coding sequence ATGACTGATTACGCACGTTTATTACATTACGTAGTGCCGTACTGGCGGCGCGGGGTAGCGGCCATCCTGGCCATGATTTTGGGAGCGCTTACCACGCTTGCCGTGCCGTGGATCATTCGTAACATCATTGACGACGTACTGGCCGCGAAAAACTTGGTGGCATTGAACTGGATCGCGCTCGGCATCTTGGTGCTCTTTTTCCTGCGCGGCGTGTTTTCCTATATACAGGGCTACCTGATGAGTTACATCGCGAACCGCGTGATTATTGATATCCGCAATGAAGTCTACGCGCGGGTGCAACGTTTATCGTTGCGTTTCTTTGATACGCGCAAAACCGGCAGCCTGATGAGCCGCCTGACGAATGATATCGGCGCGCTGCAGACCGCGATTGTCGATAATTTCGTCAACATTGTCAAGGAAAGCGTTATCCTGATCGGCTCGCTGGTCGGCATGGTGATTTTACATTGGCGGCTGACGTTACTTTGCATCATTATTGTTCCGTTGGTCAGCATCACCATCAAATATTTTGGTCGAAAACTGAAAAAAAGCGGCCATATGATGCAGGAACGCATCGCCGATGTGACTTCGCATCTGCAGGAAACGATCGGCGGTATTCGCGTAGTTAAATCGTTTTTCCGTGAAGATTATGAAATCGCCCGTTTCCGTCAGATCAATCAGGCGAGTTTCGGCGCGGCGATGAAAGCGGCGCGGCAGTCGAGCCAGCTTTCCCCGATCGTCGAATTTATCGCGGCGATTGCCGTCACCGCGATTATTTGGTACGGCGGTTGGAGCGTTATCGACGGGGAATTGACCGCCGGTGAACTGATCGCGTTTTTGATTTACGCCATTAATTTAGCCAATCCGGTGCGGCGTTTAAGCGCGCTTTACGGCGATATTCAGCGTTCGATGGCAGCCGGTGAGCGCGTGTTCGCGTTGCTGGACGAAACGCCGGACATTCGCGAAAAAGCCGATGCGATCGCGCTTCCCGTACTGCGCGGCGATGTGGTTTTTGACGCGGTTCATTTTCAGTATGAACCCTCCAAAGAAGTACTGTCCGGCATCAGTTTTCATGCCGAGCCGGGCCAAAAAATCGCGTTGGTCGGACCGAGCGGTTCGGGAAAATCGACGATCGCCAACCTGATCCCGCGCTTTTACGATGTGACGGCAGGCGCGATCAAAATTGACGGACATGATATCCGCGATGTGACGTTGGCGTCATTGCGTGAGCAGATCGGCATCGTGCCGCAGGATACCGCTCTTTTCAATACGACGATTGAAGAAAACATTCGCTACGGTCGCTTAGACGCGACGGCGGAAGAAGTGGAGGCGGCGGTACGCGCCGCCAATGCGGAAGAGTTTGTCCGCCAGCTGCCGCAGGGGTTGCAAACGCCGATCGGCGATCGGGGGCTCGTGCTTTCCGGCGGTCAGCGGCAACGCATCGCGATCGCGCGGGCGCTTTTGAAAGATCCGCGGATTCTTATTTTAGATGAAGCCACGTCCGCTTTGGATACGGAAAGCGAACAGCTGGTACAGGCGGCGCTGGAACGTCTGATGATCGGTCGCACCGCGTTTATTATCGCGCACCGGCTGACGACGATTCAGGATGCCGATCACATTTTAGTGATTGATCGCGGCCGCATTGTGGAAAGCGGCACGCATCAATCCTTATTGGCGCTGCACGGTATGTACTACAACCTTTACACGTTACGCTTACAGGGAGACGAGAAATAG
- a CDS encoding 3-deoxy-D-manno-octulosonic acid transferase: MYWFYNICLVLYWLLLVPVLIYRLLFEEGFYDRLRQSAGVMPQPVLTSIENCHGIWVHAASVGEIVAASPIVRELKQRLPEETVIVSVVTATGHRMAERIIPEADAHIFFPVDLPIITERIVNIVKPKAILLVETELWPNFLQVAEKNEIPVMMVNGRISDRSMKRYRLILGFTRRMLAQIRWFCMQSHTDARYIEEMGADPERVQVTGNTKYDQTYAEVTPAERDELRHEFGIGEAHPVIVAGSFHEGEYEILLASFGDVRRQYPDAKLILAPRQIPEAAKVLQLVQKYGFVGARRTEYHAETDAPVSVLVLDTIGELGRIYSLADIVIVGGSFVKVGGHNILEPAAHGKPILVGPHMFNFKDIFALLHSEGACRMTSAENLTRDLLRLLSEPQRLAQMGAAALRLVEENQGATKRNVDAFCALTERDPLHWKGAERSEHRA; this comes from the coding sequence ATGTACTGGTTCTACAATATTTGTCTGGTGCTGTATTGGCTGTTGCTGGTGCCGGTATTGATCTATCGCCTGCTCTTTGAAGAAGGGTTTTATGACCGCTTACGGCAGAGCGCGGGCGTCATGCCTCAGCCGGTACTGACGAGCATTGAAAACTGCCACGGCATTTGGGTGCATGCGGCCTCCGTCGGCGAGATTGTGGCGGCCAGTCCCATTGTGCGCGAATTAAAGCAGCGTCTGCCGGAAGAGACCGTGATTGTGTCGGTCGTCACCGCGACCGGTCACCGCATGGCGGAACGGATTATTCCCGAAGCGGATGCGCACATTTTTTTCCCGGTGGATTTACCGATCATTACGGAGCGCATCGTCAATATCGTCAAGCCGAAAGCGATCCTCTTGGTGGAAACGGAACTTTGGCCGAACTTTTTGCAAGTGGCGGAAAAAAATGAAATTCCGGTCATGATGGTCAACGGTCGAATCAGTGACCGCAGCATGAAACGGTACCGCCTGATTTTAGGTTTTACCCGCCGCATGCTGGCGCAAATTCGCTGGTTCTGCATGCAATCCCACACGGACGCCCGCTACATTGAAGAAATGGGCGCGGACCCCGAGCGTGTCCAGGTGACGGGAAATACCAAGTATGATCAGACATATGCCGAAGTCACTCCGGCGGAACGCGACGAACTGCGTCATGAATTCGGTATCGGCGAGGCGCATCCGGTCATCGTGGCGGGTTCGTTTCATGAAGGCGAATATGAAATTTTGCTGGCGAGCTTCGGCGACGTGCGGCGGCAGTATCCCGACGCGAAATTGATCTTGGCGCCGCGGCAGATTCCGGAGGCGGCCAAGGTATTGCAATTGGTGCAAAAATACGGTTTCGTCGGCGCGCGGCGTACGGAATACCATGCCGAAACGGACGCGCCGGTGTCCGTACTCGTGCTGGATACGATCGGCGAACTCGGACGCATTTACAGTTTGGCGGATATCGTGATCGTCGGCGGCAGCTTTGTCAAAGTCGGCGGCCACAATATATTGGAACCGGCGGCGCACGGCAAACCCATTTTAGTGGGACCGCATATGTTCAATTTCAAAGATATTTTCGCCCTGTTGCATAGCGAAGGCGCTTGCCGAATGACGAGCGCGGAAAATCTCACGCGCGATTTGCTGCGCCTTTTGTCCGAGCCGCAGCGACTTGCGCAAATGGGGGCGGCCGCGTTACGATTAGTGGAAGAAAATCAAGGCGCGACCAAGCGCAATGTGGATGCTTTTTGCGCGTTAACCGAACGGGATCCGCTTCATTGGAAAGGAGCCGAACGCAGTGAGCATAGAGCGTAA